A stretch of the Filimonas lacunae genome encodes the following:
- the xrtN gene encoding exosortase N: MTAAGKYSGVWVAAYVLLAILALSSYLPWNSINLPLGIVALVVTARVNTGKKGSRRFAWAAALLLCLLYMQPAYTLLYAALVCGALFAIESYRGRVQWLTLLVLALISPVFDYVVNIFSFPVRLWLSKMAGSIMMIAGKAATVEGNVIIYNGTEFSVDPACMGLHMLAASLLAGIMLLAMYQKHLQRRLPAGWVMLLLAVLVGLNVVANLFRMVILLYFQLLPQSVWHYVAGVVCIIVYVLLPCVALVCWGVKAKGKAMPEGAVTQVTLATARLLSRRQLAGNGLLWLAMLVTVLVFPKINQQHSHTAVVTALPGYQVKQLSGQVTQLYAPQALIYVKALRSFFATEHHPMICWQGSGFQFTKVQLTHLAGREVYIGELEKGNEHLYSAWWYYNGHQSTTSQLSWRWQMAKGGQPFSLVNITTITKEGLEQEIKRLATLF, from the coding sequence ATGACAGCAGCCGGGAAATACAGTGGGGTATGGGTGGCAGCGTATGTATTGCTGGCCATATTGGCGCTAAGCAGTTATCTGCCGTGGAATAGCATTAACCTGCCATTAGGGATAGTAGCGTTGGTGGTTACCGCCCGGGTAAACACGGGTAAAAAGGGTAGCAGGCGTTTTGCATGGGCGGCGGCCCTGCTGCTGTGTTTATTATATATGCAACCTGCTTATACGCTGTTATATGCCGCACTGGTGTGCGGGGCTTTGTTTGCAATAGAAAGCTACAGGGGGCGGGTGCAGTGGCTTACCCTGCTGGTGTTGGCTTTAATAAGCCCGGTGTTTGATTATGTAGTAAATATATTCAGCTTTCCTGTGCGTTTGTGGTTAAGTAAGATGGCTGGCAGTATCATGATGATTGCAGGCAAAGCAGCAACGGTAGAAGGGAATGTGATCATCTATAATGGAACAGAGTTTTCGGTCGATCCGGCGTGTATGGGATTGCATATGCTGGCGGCTTCTTTGCTGGCAGGTATTATGTTGCTGGCTATGTATCAAAAGCACCTGCAGCGGCGGTTGCCGGCAGGCTGGGTAATGCTGCTGCTGGCAGTGCTGGTAGGCTTAAATGTAGTGGCTAATCTTTTCCGTATGGTAATACTCCTGTATTTTCAGCTATTGCCACAGTCGGTATGGCATTACGTAGCAGGCGTGGTTTGCATCATCGTGTATGTATTGCTTCCCTGCGTGGCCCTGGTGTGTTGGGGGGTAAAAGCCAAAGGCAAAGCCATGCCGGAGGGGGCGGTTACGCAGGTTACACTGGCTACGGCCAGGCTGCTGAGCCGCCGGCAGCTGGCAGGCAATGGGCTGTTGTGGCTGGCCATGCTGGTAACGGTGCTGGTTTTCCCAAAAATCAATCAGCAACACAGTCACACAGCCGTAGTAACCGCTTTGCCCGGTTACCAGGTAAAACAGTTGTCCGGCCAGGTTACGCAGCTGTATGCACCACAGGCGCTGATTTATGTAAAAGCCTTGCGTAGTTTTTTCGCTACCGAACACCACCCTATGATCTGTTGGCAGGGTAGTGGTTTTCAGTTTACCAAAGTGCAGTTGACCCACCTGGCAGGGCGGGAGGTATATATAGGGGAGCTGGAAAAAGGCAACGAACACTTATATTCTGCCTGGTGGTATTATAACGGCCACCAAAGCACTACCAGCCAGTTGAGCTGGCGCTGGCAAATGGCCAAAGGGGGCCAGCCTTTTTCCCTGGTAAACATTACTACCATTACAAAAGAAGGCCTGGAACAAGAAATTAAACGTTTAGCTACCTTGTTTTAG
- a CDS encoding XrtN system VIT domain-containing protein, whose amino-acid sequence MRSLPPQQQKHGFWLAGIIVLLFELVMFSIPTYTNALESFGFFIINMLAASIYFFCLLITGELRRTQQGLHLFLVYLVIALVCCYTLNRDINMFDSSTTWLSVLLVIVSINYLLFPFFENWPVWIRYLQCFVLGVALVLFLYLALYLLPMYVFSAVAAFALGISLHTFVPLLFVIFTIKLLRRLAKTSHKYLLPFFSGIGAALTIIFVFVIVWQSQIKQMNQEYRQWEAHSSNELKPYWVRVASSLPTNMLTERVLKSDLVYRMPDGENLALWHTPSRNFDEAVIHDPLVVVANWFSETILMPQEDRIKVLEVMYKARHQAIERLWSGSHLQTTKVQTQVQVWPQQRIAYTHLHVTVANTSRSHSWGREQQEAIYSFQLPEGGVVTALSLWIEGKESKGVLTTRAKADSAYKQIVGVEQRDPSVVHWREGNKVTVRVFPVIAGESREFSIGVTAPLSSKGSELVYQSVSFDGPPCSGTDEEVVVHFEQKPAMCQMPGRFTHHKDASWWAKGSYHPEWSFRFQQPALAQTALTFDGKSYVLNEALQKAEALTLNTVYLDVNKAWTADEFAKIYEAVKFKKVYVADEEGALVQLTEDNKEQWYRQLSAHRFSCFPFYEVTDAATSLVVTKGTNISPTLKDMAACDFMQRLQQYFANGTRIKLYNIGEEQSPYLQSLKQFGAFHYQQGTVLALRDLLLSRQFPVYEVADSSVVMDNAGITITQTDSAAASASGNAPDHLMRLYAYQHIMQQSGSALLQNKAVPNAVIQEAAQANVVSPASSLVVLESQKDYDQFDIAKSKNSLDNAAIHGKGAVPEPGVWVLIAVVLLLLGFTKYRFYKKAIHL is encoded by the coding sequence ATGCGCAGTTTACCTCCCCAACAACAGAAGCATGGCTTTTGGCTAGCCGGAATAATAGTGTTGCTGTTTGAGCTGGTTATGTTTAGTATACCCACCTATACAAACGCCCTTGAATCCTTTGGCTTCTTTATTATCAATATGCTTGCCGCCAGCATTTACTTTTTCTGTTTGCTCATCACTGGCGAGCTTCGAAGAACCCAACAAGGGCTCCACTTGTTTTTGGTATATCTTGTTATAGCCCTGGTATGTTGCTATACGTTGAACAGGGATATCAATATGTTCGATAGTTCTACCACCTGGTTATCGGTGTTGTTGGTAATAGTGAGTATCAATTACCTGCTATTCCCGTTTTTCGAAAACTGGCCGGTGTGGATTCGTTACCTGCAATGTTTTGTGTTAGGCGTGGCGTTGGTGTTGTTTTTATACCTGGCGTTATACCTGCTGCCTATGTATGTGTTTAGTGCAGTGGCTGCTTTTGCACTGGGCATTTCGCTGCACACCTTTGTGCCTTTGCTGTTTGTTATTTTTACTATTAAGCTGCTGCGCAGGCTGGCCAAAACATCGCACAAATACCTGCTGCCTTTTTTCTCCGGCATTGGCGCTGCGTTAACCATCATCTTTGTGTTTGTGATCGTATGGCAATCACAGATAAAGCAAATGAACCAGGAGTATCGCCAATGGGAGGCTCATTCCTCTAACGAATTGAAGCCTTATTGGGTTCGGGTGGCCAGTAGCTTGCCTACGAACATGCTTACCGAACGAGTGTTGAAATCCGACCTGGTATACCGCATGCCTGATGGCGAAAATCTGGCTTTGTGGCACACGCCTTCCCGGAATTTTGACGAAGCCGTGATACACGATCCGCTGGTGGTAGTGGCTAACTGGTTCAGCGAAACAATATTGATGCCGCAGGAAGATCGTATTAAGGTGCTGGAAGTGATGTACAAGGCCCGCCACCAGGCTATTGAAAGGTTATGGTCGGGCAGTCATCTGCAAACCACTAAAGTACAAACACAGGTACAGGTGTGGCCACAACAGCGTATAGCTTATACACACCTGCATGTAACAGTGGCTAACACTTCCCGCAGCCATAGCTGGGGCAGAGAGCAGCAGGAAGCTATTTATTCTTTCCAGTTACCTGAAGGCGGGGTGGTTACTGCTTTGTCGCTATGGATAGAAGGTAAAGAGTCCAAAGGAGTGCTTACCACGCGCGCCAAAGCAGATAGTGCTTATAAACAAATTGTAGGCGTAGAGCAACGCGATCCTTCGGTAGTGCATTGGCGCGAAGGCAATAAGGTTACGGTGCGTGTGTTTCCGGTAATTGCAGGCGAAAGCCGCGAGTTTTCTATAGGGGTAACCGCACCTTTAAGCAGTAAGGGAAGTGAATTGGTGTATCAGTCTGTGTCTTTTGATGGGCCGCCATGTAGTGGAACAGACGAAGAAGTGGTGGTGCATTTTGAGCAAAAGCCAGCTATGTGCCAGATGCCAGGCAGGTTTACCCATCATAAGGATGCATCCTGGTGGGCAAAAGGTAGTTACCACCCGGAATGGAGCTTCCGCTTTCAGCAACCAGCCCTGGCACAAACGGCGTTAACTTTCGATGGTAAAAGCTATGTACTGAACGAAGCGCTACAAAAAGCAGAAGCGCTGACGCTGAACACCGTATACCTGGATGTGAACAAGGCCTGGACGGCTGATGAGTTTGCTAAAATATATGAAGCAGTAAAGTTTAAGAAAGTGTACGTGGCCGATGAGGAGGGGGCTTTAGTGCAGCTGACTGAAGATAATAAAGAACAATGGTATCGCCAGCTGAGTGCGCACCGGTTCAGTTGCTTTCCTTTCTACGAGGTTACTGATGCGGCCACCTCGCTCGTAGTGACAAAAGGCACGAATATATCTCCTACATTAAAGGATATGGCTGCCTGTGATTTTATGCAGCGGTTACAACAATACTTTGCCAATGGCACACGCATAAAACTGTATAATATCGGGGAAGAGCAATCGCCTTACCTGCAGTCATTAAAACAATTCGGTGCTTTCCATTACCAGCAGGGTACTGTGCTGGCCTTGCGCGATCTGTTGCTCAGCCGGCAGTTTCCGGTGTATGAAGTAGCGGATAGCAGTGTGGTGATGGATAATGCCGGCATTACTATTACACAAACAGACAGTGCTGCCGCATCCGCTTCCGGCAATGCGCCCGATCACCTGATGCGTTTGTATGCCTATCAGCATATCATGCAACAATCGGGCAGCGCCTTGCTGCAAAACAAAGCAGTACCCAATGCTGTGATACAGGAAGCAGCACAGGCGAATGTAGTATCACCGGCGTCCAGCCTGGTGGTGCTGGAATCACAAAAAGATTATGACCAATTCGATATTGCCAAAAGTAAAAACAGCCTGGATAACGCGGCCATTCATGGCAAAGGTGCCGTGCCCGAGCCAGGTGTGTGGGTGTTGATAGCCGTGGTGCTGTTGTTACTGGGTTTTACCAAATATCGTTTTTACAAAAAAGCTATACATCTATAA
- a CDS encoding sensor histidine kinase, which yields MRKVYRPWLLKSWTFLTGEPAAFTVEEQSFNAVCAVSLAILTILLPFNAIIGLWDVSLMMFILIVLLVFFYYQARFKHRFTLGIIAYASASYITLILNFFFNSGTLGPTLFLFFLTFQLLIAFSKRHLHVIWFACHLLIAATLVIVEILHPTWIPYTYSSNRNRFVDIISSYLVILVCMYVITIYLRNSFTRERKTVEAHAAKISRQNQQLEYVNAQKNKLFSVLAHDLQSPFNSIKQIVELLTTTQLNEQDKALFMGHLKEATTNTSEMLSNLLSWSYSQLQGTQLHIQSVSVYSVVEAVLRVQQSLAQKKDIRIAVELPPQHTVLADYNMLEIVLRNLVNNAIKFTPSGGVITIGSQMQQDICCITVQDTGMGIPADTAAQLFTFNLTSTRGTGNEKGIGLGLTLCREFVELQNGRIEAESAMNEGSAFRVFLPAGSNA from the coding sequence ATGCGGAAGGTATACAGGCCCTGGTTGTTAAAAAGCTGGACGTTTCTTACAGGCGAACCAGCAGCGTTTACGGTGGAAGAGCAATCTTTCAATGCAGTTTGTGCAGTGTCGCTGGCTATCCTTACCATACTATTGCCTTTTAATGCTATTATCGGCCTGTGGGATGTAAGCCTGATGATGTTCATTCTCATCGTATTGCTGGTGTTCTTTTATTACCAGGCCCGGTTTAAGCACCGTTTCACCCTGGGTATTATCGCCTATGCATCGGCATCCTATATTACACTTATACTCAACTTCTTCTTTAATTCCGGCACACTGGGGCCAACCTTGTTCCTGTTTTTTCTTACGTTTCAGCTGTTGATTGCTTTTAGTAAAAGGCACTTGCATGTGATCTGGTTTGCCTGTCATTTATTAATAGCCGCTACCCTGGTGATTGTAGAAATACTGCATCCCACCTGGATTCCTTATACTTATTCCAGCAACCGCAATCGCTTTGTAGATATTATTTCCAGTTACCTGGTTATACTGGTATGTATGTACGTCATCACCATTTACCTGCGCAACAGTTTCACGCGCGAACGTAAAACCGTAGAAGCGCATGCCGCTAAAATCAGCAGGCAAAACCAGCAGCTGGAATATGTGAATGCGCAAAAGAACAAGCTGTTTTCGGTGCTGGCACACGATCTGCAATCGCCTTTCAACAGCATCAAACAAATTGTAGAACTACTCACCACCACGCAGCTGAACGAGCAGGATAAGGCTTTGTTTATGGGGCATTTAAAAGAAGCCACTACCAACACCTCCGAAATGCTCAGCAACCTGCTGTCGTGGAGTTATAGCCAGCTGCAGGGCACCCAGCTGCATATCCAAAGCGTATCGGTATACAGCGTGGTTGAAGCGGTGCTGCGCGTGCAGCAAAGCCTGGCGCAGAAAAAAGACATTCGTATAGCAGTAGAACTGCCACCACAGCACACCGTACTGGCCGATTACAATATGCTGGAAATAGTACTGCGCAACCTGGTCAACAACGCCATCAAGTTCACACCCTCCGGCGGCGTTATCACCATCGGCTCTCAAATGCAGCAGGATATTTGTTGTATCACCGTGCAGGATACCGGCATGGGCATACCGGCAGATACGGCTGCACAGTTGTTCACTTTTAACCTTACCTCTACCCGTGGCACAGGCAATGAAAAGGGGATAGGGTTAGGCTTAACGTTATGCCGTGAGTTTGTAGAGTTGCAAAACGGGCGCATTGAAGCCGAAAGTGCTATGAACGAAGGCAGCGCCTTCCGGGTGTTTTTACCAGCTGGTTCCAACGCGTAA